In a genomic window of Roseiflexus castenholzii DSM 13941:
- a CDS encoding PAS domain-containing protein, which yields MTQSNAGSPVSQTHESDAHMLELERRISDLQQQMARDAAEMERLRIRADSNERAAGILRALADNIPDWVFVKDRNHRYRFVNKAYAVSLQMHPDDMLGKDDIELGFPEYNVKGDPERGIRGFWADDRQVMESGEPLIIPRDVATLNGKEHIFFTSKLPLKDGDRHIWGVLVLCHDVTDQQEALEAKRQSMEHEALIAAQQAAIRELSTPLIPVADGVVVMPIVGTVESTRALQIMETLLTGIAQYRAHTALLDITGVKVIDTQIAAALVRAAQSARLLGTDVILTGISPEVAQTLVHIGADLSALKTHSSLQRGIAYALRRQR from the coding sequence ATGACGCAGAGCAATGCAGGCAGCCCGGTTTCTCAAACTCACGAATCGGATGCGCATATGCTGGAACTTGAGCGGCGAATCAGCGATCTCCAACAGCAGATGGCGCGTGATGCGGCAGAAATGGAACGTTTGCGCATCCGGGCAGACAGCAATGAGCGTGCTGCGGGCATTCTGCGCGCACTTGCCGACAACATTCCAGATTGGGTGTTCGTCAAGGATCGCAACCATCGCTATCGCTTCGTCAACAAGGCGTATGCGGTATCGCTCCAGATGCATCCCGACGACATGCTGGGAAAGGACGACATCGAACTGGGATTTCCAGAGTACAATGTCAAGGGCGATCCGGAACGCGGCATTCGCGGATTCTGGGCTGATGATCGTCAGGTGATGGAAAGCGGCGAACCCCTGATCATTCCGCGCGATGTTGCAACGCTCAATGGCAAAGAGCATATCTTCTTCACATCGAAACTTCCACTCAAGGATGGGGACCGGCATATCTGGGGGGTGCTCGTCCTGTGCCACGATGTGACCGATCAGCAGGAGGCATTGGAAGCAAAGCGCCAGAGCATGGAGCACGAGGCGCTGATCGCAGCGCAACAGGCGGCGATTCGTGAGTTGTCCACGCCGCTCATTCCCGTGGCGGATGGCGTGGTCGTTATGCCGATCGTCGGAACGGTCGAAAGTACGCGCGCCTTGCAGATCATGGAAACCCTGCTGACCGGCATTGCGCAGTACCGTGCGCATACTGCACTGCTGGACATTACCGGGGTGAAGGTCATCGACACGCAGATTGCGGCAGCGCTGGTGCGCGCGGCGCAGTCGGCACGGCTGCTGGGGACGGACGTTATCCTGACCGGCATCAGCCCTGAAGTCGCGCAGACGCTGGTGCATATCGGCGCCGATCTGAGTGCGCTGAAAACGCACAGTTCGTTGCAACGCGGTATCGCGTATGCGCTCCGGCGGCAACGGTAG
- the deoC gene encoding deoxyribose-phosphate aldolase gives MSDISLETLTYEQVAKTIDHSLLRPELTTQEVAAGCDLARRYHTASVCVKPCDVPLAARLLAGSDVAVGTVVGFPHGSSATAAKVFEARLAIEQGAVELDMVINIGWLRSGHDNEVREDIRAVVIATEGRALVKVILENAYLSDAEKERAARLAEEAGADFVKTSTGFAPSGATIPDLILMRRSVSPRVQVKAAGGVRTLDALIDVLRVGVTRVGATATAAILDEFCRRKGLPVIGEGAAAPMMPGAY, from the coding sequence ATGTCCGACATCTCGCTCGAGACCCTGACTTACGAACAGGTGGCGAAAACCATTGACCACTCGCTTTTGCGTCCAGAACTGACGACTCAGGAAGTCGCAGCCGGGTGCGATCTGGCGCGACGCTACCATACCGCGTCGGTCTGCGTCAAACCGTGCGATGTGCCGCTGGCGGCGCGCCTGTTGGCAGGCAGCGATGTGGCGGTTGGTACGGTGGTCGGCTTCCCGCATGGCAGCAGTGCAACTGCCGCCAAAGTCTTCGAGGCGCGCCTGGCGATTGAACAGGGCGCTGTCGAACTCGACATGGTGATCAATATTGGCTGGCTGCGCTCCGGTCACGATAACGAGGTGCGCGAAGACATTCGCGCGGTTGTCATTGCCACCGAAGGTCGGGCGCTGGTGAAGGTCATTCTGGAGAACGCTTATCTGAGCGATGCCGAGAAGGAGCGCGCCGCGCGCCTGGCGGAGGAAGCGGGGGCGGATTTTGTCAAGACCTCGACCGGTTTTGCGCCATCTGGCGCCACCATTCCCGACCTGATCCTGATGAGGCGCAGCGTTTCACCACGGGTGCAGGTGAAGGCAGCGGGCGGTGTGCGCACCCTTGATGCGCTGATCGACGTGTTGCGCGTTGGGGTTACGCGGGTCGGCGCCACGGCGACCGCCGCCATCCTCGATGAGTTTTGCCGACGCAAGGGGTTGCCGGTGATCGGCGAAGGTGCAGCAGCGCCGATGATGCCGGGGGCGTACTGA
- a CDS encoding Gfo/Idh/MocA family protein, whose product MTAIAAAVVGTGFIGVVHVEALRRLGIPVIGVVGSSVERARAKADAMGLHVYASFEEMLADPRVTVVHITTPNYLHFPQVKAAIAAGKHVVCEKPLAMTSTESAELLRLATEAGIVHAVNFNIRFYPLCQHARALVQAGETGATRIIQGSYLQDWLMRPTDWNWRLEPELGGELRAVADIGSHWLDLTTFITGEQVSAVMADLATFIPVRRKPTRPIDTFTGKEVTAAETIDQPIHTEDYASILLRFASGARGVLTVSQVSPGRKNRLSFEIDGERSSLAWDSERPEELWLGRRETASGLLLRDPALLMPAARGTTDYPGGHAEGFPDTFKQLYKAVYRAVAAGAPPAAPDYPTFADGHEELLLGEAILRSAREERWVTIDR is encoded by the coding sequence ATGACAGCGATCGCCGCCGCCGTGGTCGGAACCGGGTTCATCGGCGTGGTGCATGTCGAAGCGCTGCGTCGGCTTGGCATCCCGGTGATCGGCGTCGTCGGCTCGAGCGTGGAACGCGCCCGCGCCAAAGCCGACGCCATGGGTCTTCACGTGTACGCCAGTTTCGAAGAGATGCTCGCAGATCCGCGCGTGACGGTCGTCCATATCACCACGCCCAATTACCTGCACTTCCCGCAGGTCAAAGCCGCAATCGCCGCAGGGAAGCATGTGGTCTGTGAAAAGCCGCTGGCAATGACCTCCACCGAGTCGGCGGAACTGTTGCGGCTGGCAACCGAGGCTGGCATTGTCCACGCCGTCAACTTCAACATTCGCTTCTACCCGCTCTGCCAGCATGCCCGCGCGCTGGTGCAGGCGGGCGAAACCGGCGCAACGCGCATTATTCAGGGATCATATTTGCAGGACTGGCTCATGCGGCCAACGGATTGGAACTGGCGACTCGAACCGGAACTCGGCGGTGAATTGCGCGCCGTTGCCGACATTGGTTCGCATTGGCTCGATCTGACGACATTCATCACCGGCGAACAGGTGAGCGCCGTCATGGCCGACCTGGCGACATTCATTCCGGTGCGTCGCAAACCAACCCGACCGATCGACACCTTCACCGGCAAGGAAGTGACTGCTGCCGAGACAATCGATCAACCGATCCACACCGAAGATTATGCCAGTATTCTGCTGCGTTTCGCCAGCGGAGCGCGCGGCGTTCTGACGGTGTCGCAGGTTAGCCCAGGGCGCAAGAACCGGCTCAGTTTCGAGATCGACGGTGAACGCTCATCGCTGGCATGGGACTCGGAGCGACCAGAGGAGTTGTGGTTGGGGCGGCGCGAGACCGCCAGCGGGCTGCTCCTGCGCGATCCGGCGCTTCTCATGCCCGCAGCGCGCGGCACAACCGACTATCCCGGCGGGCACGCCGAAGGTTTCCCAGATACCTTCAAGCAACTCTACAAAGCGGTCTACCGCGCCGTTGCCGCCGGCGCGCCGCCTGCTGCGCCCGACTATCCGACATTCGCCGACGGACACGAAGAACTGCTTTTGGGAGAAGCGATCCTGCGCAGTGCGCGCGAGGAGCGCTGGGTAACGATTGATCGCTGA
- a CDS encoding sugar phosphate isomerase/epimerase family protein gives MKLGFFTAALPHLSLEECAEWGAANGFEAIEIACWPAGSGKERRYAGVCHIDVESLTDARVAEIRDLMARTGLTISSLGYYPNNLHPDPEHRAQVNAHLKKVIDAASKLGVGVVGTFIGRDQTKNVPDNLEQFAVVWTPLVRYAGERNVNIAIENCPMIFSYDEWPGGTNLAHSPAIWREMFRIIPDENFGLNLDPSHLVWQMIDYERAVYEFKDRLFHVHAKDMEINRDGLYAHGVLSAGMGWQIPRLPGLGEVRWDRFIAALYAVGYDFVLSIEHEDRKFEGTEELVKRGFLLARNVLRPYLV, from the coding sequence ATGAAACTTGGATTCTTCACCGCTGCGCTACCGCACCTCTCACTCGAAGAATGCGCCGAATGGGGCGCCGCAAACGGCTTCGAAGCCATCGAGATCGCCTGCTGGCCCGCCGGTTCGGGTAAAGAGCGGCGGTATGCTGGCGTCTGCCACATTGATGTCGAATCGCTGACCGACGCGCGCGTGGCTGAGATCCGCGACCTCATGGCGCGCACGGGGCTGACGATCTCATCCCTTGGCTATTATCCGAACAACCTGCATCCCGACCCGGAGCATCGCGCACAGGTCAATGCACATCTGAAGAAGGTCATCGACGCCGCGAGTAAACTTGGCGTCGGCGTCGTCGGCACCTTCATCGGACGCGATCAGACGAAAAACGTGCCCGACAACCTGGAGCAGTTTGCCGTCGTCTGGACCCCGCTGGTGCGATATGCGGGCGAGCGCAACGTCAACATCGCCATCGAAAACTGTCCGATGATCTTCAGTTACGACGAGTGGCCCGGCGGAACCAATCTGGCGCACTCACCGGCGATCTGGCGCGAAATGTTCCGCATCATCCCGGACGAAAACTTCGGTTTGAACCTCGATCCGTCGCACCTTGTCTGGCAGATGATCGACTACGAGCGCGCCGTCTATGAGTTCAAAGACCGCCTGTTCCATGTGCATGCCAAAGACATGGAGATCAACCGCGATGGATTGTACGCGCACGGCGTTCTGTCCGCCGGCATGGGATGGCAGATTCCGCGCCTGCCGGGGCTTGGCGAGGTGCGCTGGGATCGGTTCATCGCCGCGCTCTACGCCGTCGGCTACGACTTTGTGCTGAGCATCGAACACGAGGATCGCAAATTCGAGGGAACTGAAGAACTGGTAAAGCGTGGCTTCTTGCTGGCGCGCAACGTCCTGCGGCCATACCTCGTATAA
- a CDS encoding sulfite oxidase-like oxidoreductase, protein MQSRVPPGQYVTEKFPVLHYGEVPIYHDVEKDWDLRVWGEIEAPVRFSFAEFRALPTITITTDIHCVTRWSKLDTHWEGVQFKEFLRRIPPLTSSARYVMAHCEHGFTTNVPLDVLLEDDALLAYRYEGEELTPEHGYPLRLLTPRKYFWKSAKWLRGIEFMANDRPGFWERYGYHNNADPWKQERYAEE, encoded by the coding sequence ATGCAAAGCCGCGTACCACCCGGTCAGTATGTCACCGAGAAGTTTCCGGTGCTGCACTATGGCGAGGTTCCGATTTATCACGATGTCGAGAAGGATTGGGACTTGCGCGTCTGGGGCGAAATCGAGGCGCCGGTGCGTTTCAGTTTTGCAGAGTTTCGCGCTCTGCCAACGATCACGATTACAACCGACATCCACTGTGTGACGCGCTGGAGCAAGCTTGATACGCATTGGGAAGGCGTGCAGTTCAAAGAGTTTCTCAGGCGCATCCCACCGCTCACGTCGTCGGCAAGGTATGTCATGGCGCATTGCGAGCACGGCTTTACGACAAATGTGCCGCTCGATGTGCTGCTGGAGGACGATGCGCTGCTGGCGTACAGATACGAGGGTGAAGAGTTGACGCCGGAGCATGGCTATCCGCTGCGCCTGCTGACGCCGCGCAAGTATTTCTGGAAGAGCGCCAAATGGTTGCGCGGCATTGAGTTTATGGCGAATGATCGCCCCGGCTTTTGGGAGCGCTACGGATACCATAATAACGCGGACCCCTGGAAACAAGAGCGCTACGCCGAGGAGTAG
- a CDS encoding response regulator transcription factor — protein MSQSERILLVDDEANIRLTLSAMLTRAGYDVTTASGGAEAITLLEEQTFDLLIVDLKMPGVDGMQVVTSARAHHPDVPIIILTGHGSLETAIEGLRHGIFDYLLKNTEPAKVLERVQAALQAHAAEQRRRTLLNAVEAAVQELRGSVAATAETPPAPQTERTIVIGQLQLDTWRQVATLGGRTLALTPTEFRVLLCLAEHAGTMLSYSQLVKCAQGYDASDLEAGELIKPHIHHLRQKLEPDPSSPRYILNVRGKGYLLAVNNESS, from the coding sequence ATGAGTCAGTCGGAGCGAATACTGCTGGTGGACGATGAAGCCAACATTCGGTTAACGCTAAGCGCCATGCTGACACGCGCTGGCTATGATGTGACGACTGCTTCCGGCGGGGCTGAGGCGATCACGCTCCTCGAAGAGCAAACGTTCGATCTTCTGATTGTTGATCTGAAAATGCCCGGCGTCGACGGCATGCAGGTGGTGACATCCGCACGCGCGCATCATCCGGATGTGCCGATCATTATCCTGACGGGGCATGGTTCGCTCGAAACCGCCATTGAAGGGTTGCGCCACGGCATCTTCGACTATCTGTTGAAGAATACCGAGCCGGCAAAAGTGCTCGAGCGCGTCCAGGCGGCGTTGCAGGCGCATGCTGCCGAGCAGCGGCGACGCACGCTTCTGAATGCCGTTGAAGCCGCCGTTCAGGAATTGCGTGGCTCAGTTGCCGCAACTGCCGAGACGCCTCCGGCGCCCCAAACCGAGCGCACGATCGTCATTGGTCAACTGCAACTCGATACGTGGCGTCAGGTTGCGACGCTTGGCGGACGCACATTGGCGTTGACGCCGACTGAGTTCCGGGTGCTCCTCTGCCTTGCGGAGCACGCCGGCACGATGCTGTCGTACAGCCAGTTGGTGAAGTGCGCTCAAGGATACGATGCCAGCGATCTGGAGGCGGGCGAACTGATCAAACCCCACATCCATCACCTGCGCCAGAAACTGGAGCCCGATCCCAGTTCGCCGCGCTATATCCTCAATGTGCGCGGGAAGGGGTATCTTCTCGCCGTCAACAACGAATCCTCATAA
- a CDS encoding aminotransferase-like domain-containing protein: MHDTIVFTRGVPPTDAFPTAQIAECLATAVESDAAVVLQYGQQPGYAPLRALLAAEYGVNDNEIMVANGSLQLQDLLAAHLVRPGATVLTEQPSYDRAITTFRRRGARVVGIPLERDGLDVTRLEAEVKRQTPAFLYTVPDFQNPAGVTTSLEKRRAILEIADRYGFWVIEDIPYRLLRYRGDSVPMMRAINPDRVITITSFSKLLSPGMRVGYMVAPSSLAAAVTKEGENTYLSPVLPTQAAVAEFIRRGWMAPNIERLKELYRPRWEAMMSAVRRYLKGVVASEPDGGFFVSVTLPADANTRNLVARAKEIGLVLTEGQAFFADPDEGPMPDGERFVRLPFCAVTPEQIDEGMRRLASLL; this comes from the coding sequence ATGCACGACACCATTGTTTTCACCCGTGGCGTTCCGCCAACCGACGCATTTCCGACGGCGCAGATCGCTGAATGTCTGGCAACAGCAGTCGAGTCCGATGCAGCAGTTGTGCTCCAGTACGGTCAACAGCCCGGCTACGCGCCGCTGCGGGCGTTGCTCGCCGCCGAGTATGGCGTCAACGACAATGAAATCATGGTCGCCAACGGATCATTGCAACTACAAGACCTGCTGGCGGCGCATCTGGTTCGTCCCGGTGCGACTGTCCTGACCGAGCAGCCGAGTTACGACCGGGCAATCACGACGTTTCGGCGTCGCGGCGCGCGCGTGGTCGGCATTCCGCTCGAAAGGGACGGTCTCGATGTAACGCGCCTGGAAGCGGAGGTCAAACGCCAGACGCCAGCATTTCTCTACACCGTGCCCGACTTCCAGAACCCGGCGGGCGTCACAACATCGCTGGAAAAACGGCGCGCCATTCTGGAGATTGCCGACCGGTACGGTTTCTGGGTTATTGAAGATATTCCCTATCGCCTGCTCCGTTACCGCGGCGACAGTGTGCCAATGATGCGCGCGATCAATCCGGATCGTGTGATTACTATCACATCGTTCAGTAAACTCCTCAGCCCCGGCATGCGTGTTGGGTACATGGTTGCGCCGTCGTCGCTGGCGGCGGCGGTGACGAAGGAAGGTGAAAACACCTATCTGTCGCCGGTGCTGCCGACGCAGGCGGCGGTTGCCGAATTCATCCGGCGTGGGTGGATGGCGCCGAACATCGAGCGGTTGAAGGAACTGTACCGACCGCGTTGGGAGGCGATGATGAGCGCCGTGCGTCGCTATCTGAAGGGTGTCGTCGCTTCTGAGCCGGATGGCGGCTTCTTCGTGAGCGTGACCCTTCCGGCTGACGCCAACACTCGCAATCTTGTTGCGCGCGCGAAGGAGATCGGGTTGGTGCTGACCGAGGGGCAGGCGTTCTTCGCCGATCCTGACGAGGGCCCGATGCCGGATGGCGAACGTTTTGTGCGCCTGCCGTTCTGTGCCGTAACGCCGGAGCAGATCGATGAAGGCATGCGTCGCCTGGCATCGCTGCTCTAG
- a CDS encoding YgaP family membrane protein yields the protein MLPVNESVFDRDIRLGIGLLLFLFGFFGLTGIWQIVLTVVAVLLILSAVTGFCPLYALLHVRTTSSRQSDR from the coding sequence GTGCTGCCTGTCAACGAAAGCGTCTTTGACCGCGATATTCGCCTCGGCATTGGTCTGTTGTTGTTCCTGTTCGGCTTCTTCGGACTGACCGGCATCTGGCAAATTGTCCTGACCGTCGTTGCGGTATTGCTGATCCTCAGCGCGGTTACCGGTTTCTGTCCACTCTACGCGCTGCTCCATGTCCGAACGACATCTTCCAGACAGAGCGACAGGTAA
- a CDS encoding class I SAM-dependent methyltransferase, with protein MPGISFDRAVDYYDATRGYPPGVAEQLRDALVATLQLSQHARLLEAGIGTGRIALPFIEKGYFYVGVDLARRMMGQLCQKLDGRVHQAYLVCGDVMHMPAANAAFDAVIMAHVLHLVADWRWTLNEVRRVLHPGGAIVLLSDERNEQDGDPPAPRMQVQQAWSAILDELNVPPDQRRESAPHGLDERFQSHLEASGATVERATLLTYRQSPQSVRSVAQRYQERMYSSCWVLPDDLHAEAARRLQRWINDHPSPDTMHEPSARIDAMIARWV; from the coding sequence ATGCCAGGCATTTCATTCGACCGTGCTGTCGATTACTACGACGCAACCCGCGGCTATCCGCCGGGGGTTGCCGAACAGTTGCGCGATGCGCTGGTTGCAACGCTTCAGTTGAGCCAGCACGCGCGGTTACTCGAAGCGGGCATCGGAACAGGGCGTATCGCGCTTCCCTTTATTGAGAAGGGATACTTCTACGTCGGCGTTGATCTCGCGCGGCGTATGATGGGGCAACTGTGCCAGAAACTCGATGGGCGCGTCCATCAGGCGTACCTGGTGTGCGGCGATGTGATGCATATGCCGGCGGCAAATGCGGCATTCGATGCTGTGATCATGGCGCACGTGCTCCATCTGGTGGCAGATTGGCGATGGACGCTGAACGAAGTACGCCGCGTTCTGCACCCAGGGGGCGCTATTGTGCTGCTCAGTGATGAACGCAACGAACAGGACGGCGATCCTCCTGCGCCACGCATGCAGGTGCAGCAGGCATGGTCAGCCATCCTGGATGAACTGAACGTTCCGCCGGACCAGCGACGCGAGAGCGCTCCGCATGGTCTGGATGAGCGGTTTCAGTCGCATCTCGAAGCGTCTGGCGCAACCGTAGAGCGCGCGACGCTGCTCACCTACCGTCAGTCGCCGCAGAGTGTGCGGTCCGTGGCGCAGCGGTACCAGGAGCGGATGTATAGCAGTTGCTGGGTGTTGCCGGACGATCTTCATGCGGAGGCGGCGCGTCGTTTGCAGCGCTGGATCAATGACCACCCCAGCCCTGACACGATGCACGAGCCTTCGGCGCGGATCGATGCAATGATTGCCCGGTGGGTTTAG
- a CDS encoding S41 family peptidase — MAPQGYYRWPTIHNDTVVFVCEDDLWTVPASGGVARRLTANPGSVQSPALSPDGALLAFVGRDEGPGEVFVMPAEGGEARRLTFLGATMRVCGWGRNGREILFASSASLPFSRMALLYAIRADGGEPRLLPTGPAVTISYGPTGGAVIGRNESDPARWKRYRGGRTGDVWIDPDGTGEWRRLIALPGNIAIPLWVGERIYFVSDHEGVGNLYSCLPTGDDLQRHTWHREYYARFPSTDGRRIVYHAGADLYLFDPATNTSRRIEVELRSPRTQRKRRFVDPARFLQSVALHPEGHSLAAIVRGKPFTFGNWEGAVLQHGDPGAVRYRLADWLPDGRRIVVVSDAVGEETLEIHSVAFSNGGQRAAASDAAAVDAALSPFDAPVRLEGLDIGRPMALAVSPKAPLVAVANNRNELLLVDLTERTVRLLDRSRYASMLGIAWSPDGRWLAYGFWETGQTSIIKVCEVATGTITPVTRPVLVDRSPAFDPEGKYLYFISSRDFDPVYDDMHFDLGFPRGTRPFLVTLRANLRSPFVPRPHPLDQATPKPSVGEAKPAGETGGDAPGAEGAAQGTTKSEPMMTIDLEGIANRIVAFPLPVGRYRQIAGIPGKALFTVFPVESALGLSRMPGDSAVARGRLDVYDFETLSSETLIDGVSAFSLSHDSKTLMYRAGNRVRVVKAGERPKDNSSEPGRKSGWVDLARIKLMISPPAEWVQMYREAWRLQRDHFWTPDMSGVNWLIVYHRYLPLLDRVATRGEFSDLLWEMQGELGTSHTYEYGGDYRPEPQYSLGKLGADLRYDAETDSYIVERIVAGDVWNERASSPLARPGVNIAPGDRLIAIGSWRVGRDVSPHEVLVNQAGCDVLLTFRKADGTLRAVTVKALHDDTQARYREWVERNRAIVHEATNGRVGYIHIPDMQAFGYAEFHRGFLAEVAREGLIVDVRYNAGGFVSPLVAEKLARKRLGYDVSRWGEPAPYPPESIMGPMVAIINEAAGSDGDIISHVFKMMKLGPLIGKRTWGGVIGIHPRDTLIDGGVTTQPEFSFWSAEVGWQLENHGVEPDIEVEMRPQDYVAGADPQLDRAIAEVLRLMNDNPPRLPEFGERPRLPLPEEECDEERSGR, encoded by the coding sequence ATGGCTCCACAAGGATACTACCGCTGGCCAACCATTCACAACGATACCGTTGTCTTCGTCTGCGAAGACGATCTCTGGACGGTTCCGGCGTCGGGCGGCGTGGCGCGGCGGCTGACCGCCAATCCCGGCAGCGTTCAGTCGCCGGCGCTGTCGCCGGATGGCGCCCTTCTGGCATTCGTCGGACGCGACGAAGGACCCGGCGAGGTATTTGTGATGCCCGCCGAAGGCGGCGAGGCGCGTCGTCTGACGTTCCTCGGCGCAACCATGCGTGTTTGCGGCTGGGGTCGCAATGGTCGTGAGATACTGTTTGCCAGTTCCGCCAGCCTTCCCTTTTCACGGATGGCATTGCTCTATGCTATTCGTGCCGACGGTGGCGAGCCTCGCCTCCTGCCGACGGGTCCGGCGGTTACGATCTCGTATGGTCCAACCGGAGGTGCTGTGATTGGGCGCAACGAAAGCGACCCGGCGCGCTGGAAACGCTATCGCGGCGGGCGTACCGGCGATGTGTGGATCGATCCAGACGGAACCGGCGAATGGCGGCGCCTGATTGCGCTGCCCGGCAATATTGCCATTCCCCTGTGGGTGGGCGAGCGTATCTACTTTGTTTCCGACCACGAAGGAGTCGGCAATCTCTACTCCTGCCTGCCGACGGGCGACGACCTGCAACGCCACACCTGGCACCGCGAGTACTACGCTCGTTTTCCTTCCACCGACGGACGGCGGATTGTGTATCACGCCGGCGCCGATCTGTATCTGTTCGATCCCGCAACCAACACATCGCGCAGGATCGAGGTTGAACTGCGCAGCCCGCGAACGCAACGGAAGCGTCGTTTTGTCGATCCGGCGCGTTTCCTTCAGAGCGTTGCGTTGCATCCCGAAGGTCATTCGCTTGCCGCAATCGTGCGTGGCAAACCGTTTACCTTCGGCAATTGGGAAGGCGCCGTCTTGCAGCACGGCGATCCCGGCGCTGTGCGCTATCGCCTGGCTGACTGGCTGCCCGATGGCCGACGCATTGTGGTGGTCAGCGATGCAGTTGGCGAGGAGACGCTCGAAATCCATTCAGTTGCGTTCAGTAATGGCGGACAAAGAGCGGCAGCGTCAGATGCCGCTGCTGTGGATGCGGCTCTTTCCCCGTTTGATGCACCGGTGCGCCTGGAAGGTCTCGACATTGGGCGTCCTATGGCACTTGCGGTTTCTCCCAAAGCGCCGCTCGTCGCGGTTGCGAACAATCGAAATGAATTGCTGCTGGTCGATCTGACTGAACGCACCGTGCGGTTGCTCGATCGGAGTCGATATGCCTCGATGCTGGGCATTGCCTGGTCGCCGGATGGACGCTGGCTGGCGTATGGCTTTTGGGAGACGGGGCAGACCTCGATCATTAAGGTGTGCGAGGTTGCGACCGGGACCATCACGCCGGTCACCCGACCGGTTCTGGTTGATCGGTCGCCCGCGTTCGATCCAGAAGGCAAATATCTTTACTTCATCTCGTCCCGCGATTTCGATCCGGTCTATGACGACATGCACTTCGATCTTGGCTTCCCGCGCGGCACGCGCCCATTCCTGGTGACGCTGCGCGCCAACCTGCGCTCGCCCTTCGTGCCGAGACCACATCCGCTCGATCAGGCGACACCCAAGCCATCGGTTGGCGAGGCGAAACCTGCCGGTGAGACGGGCGGCGATGCGCCGGGTGCTGAGGGAGCAGCACAAGGAACGACAAAATCCGAGCCGATGATGACCATTGATCTGGAGGGAATTGCCAATCGGATTGTGGCATTTCCGCTGCCGGTCGGACGATACCGGCAGATAGCGGGTATCCCCGGCAAGGCGCTCTTCACGGTGTTTCCGGTCGAAAGCGCGCTCGGTCTATCCCGGATGCCGGGCGACTCGGCGGTTGCGCGCGGGCGTCTCGATGTGTACGATTTCGAGACGCTCAGTAGCGAAACGTTGATCGATGGCGTGTCTGCATTCTCTCTTTCCCATGACTCAAAGACGCTGATGTATCGTGCCGGTAACCGGGTGCGCGTGGTCAAGGCAGGTGAAAGGCCAAAGGACAATAGTAGCGAGCCGGGGCGGAAGAGCGGTTGGGTCGATCTGGCGCGCATCAAATTGATGATTTCGCCGCCTGCTGAGTGGGTGCAGATGTATCGCGAAGCCTGGCGGTTGCAGCGTGACCACTTCTGGACGCCGGATATGTCGGGGGTGAACTGGCTCATCGTCTACCATCGCTACCTGCCGCTGCTTGATCGAGTCGCCACACGCGGCGAGTTCTCCGATCTTCTGTGGGAGATGCAGGGAGAACTGGGCACCTCACACACCTACGAGTATGGCGGCGATTATCGCCCGGAACCGCAGTACAGTCTGGGGAAATTGGGCGCCGATCTGCGCTATGACGCTGAAACCGACAGTTATATCGTCGAGCGCATTGTCGCCGGCGATGTGTGGAACGAACGCGCCAGTTCGCCGCTGGCGCGCCCCGGCGTCAATATTGCGCCAGGTGATCGCTTGATTGCGATCGGCAGTTGGCGCGTCGGGCGTGACGTCTCGCCGCATGAGGTGCTGGTCAATCAGGCAGGGTGCGATGTGTTGTTGACGTTCAGGAAAGCCGATGGAACACTCCGCGCAGTGACAGTAAAGGCGCTCCATGACGATACGCAGGCGCGCTACCGCGAGTGGGTGGAGCGCAATCGCGCGATCGTGCACGAGGCAACGAATGGGCGTGTCGGGTATATTCACATTCCCGATATGCAGGCGTTCGGGTACGCCGAGTTCCATCGCGGCTTCCTTGCCGAAGTCGCACGCGAGGGGTTAATCGTCGATGTGCGGTATAATGCAGGCGGCTTTGTGTCGCCGCTGGTCGCCGAGAAACTGGCGCGCAAACGCCTGGGGTACGATGTCTCGCGCTGGGGTGAACCGGCGCCCTATCCGCCCGAGTCGATTATGGGACCAATGGTGGCAATTATCAATGAAGCGGCCGGTTCCGATGGCGACATCATCAGCCATGTCTTCAAGATGATGAAACTCGGGCCGTTGATTGGCAAGCGCACCTGGGGCGGCGTGATCGGTATTCATCCACGTGACACGCTCATCGATGGCGGGGTGACAACCCAGCCAGAGTTTTCTTTCTGGTCGGCGGAGGTTGGCTGGCAGTTGGAGAACCATGGCGTCGAGCCGGATATCGAAGTCGAGATGCGGCCACAGGATTATGTGGCCGGCGCCGACCCGCAACTCGACCGCGCGATAGCCGAAGTGTTGCGTCTGATGAACGACAATCCACCCCGGCTGCCGGAATTTGGTGAACGACCGCGTTTGCCGTTGCCGGAAGAAGAGTGTGATGAGGAACGATCTGGACGCTGA